The genome window gaaggaaaaaaagatgAAAGTTTAAagtacataaaagaaaaaaatttaaattacttaaaacgaaaaaaatatgggaatcaattgtataatttaacctaaaattttgtttaaaatgatgatttaacgtgccacgtcagcttaccgttacaccattaacgatgATTAAtggcttagtgactaaaatgttacaatatgataacgtaaatgactaaaacgtaacatttcaaacataagtgactaaaacgtaacctaaggtaaacaaaagtgaccatgagtgtagtttaccctttatttgaataagtataattatgacattatgtttttaatttgttgaagtTTATGAATAACTAACTGAAAACAgtcacatttcaattttaaatatctttatcaaattaaaagtaCAATGTCAAAAgtgttatttcaaattttcaaattttgtttgtgataattgtttcttatttaataattttacaggGTTTGAAATTGAATCGATTAGCTGCACTTGCCGAGATACATgacatatcaaaatatttatcttgtaaATACAAGCTTTCATTGACTTTAACATTGGCTTCTAAGGTCAACAATATGAATGAAACTATTTCGGATCCAAACAagaaacatgttttttttatccAAGATAATTATTGTTATACGAATGATATgacatcttattattttatgctTGATTATTCTAAAGACATGATTAGTGGCCGCCCCCTAATTATTGAGAAAGCATTTGAATCAAGGGACGGCTACCATTTTCAACCATCTCTTTCTAAGGTAGAAGACTACAGAGATTCCACGTTACAGCGTTATAACATAGATGGTGCTGTTGCCATCTGTCTACAAAATCGTCACACAAGTGATGAAGTTTATATCGTAGAATTTTATTGGCCTCCAACTGAGAGtgaaatatcaaaatctttagCTCTTCGTATCTTCGATGACTTGAAACATATGAAGACAACGTTTGTAACAGTAAAAGTTCAAGTCCCCGAAATTAAGTTACAAGAAGCCATTTCAAGCATTCCTACATCTGCAAACACAGCAATGCCTTTGAAAATAGCTGAAAATGCGCATATTGAGCAGGTAATTACATTACcttatatattgttatattatttcAACACTGAATTAATTATGGGTTAGCATTTATGGTTCTAATATGATAATAACATTTGCTCTAAGAAGGGGTGGTTCCTAATTTTGACTCTCTGATTTCTATACATTCTTCATCAAAGGTTGTTGCAGATCCTTTTAACACACTAGAAGGGCCTTATAACAAGGTCATTATTTATTCTTCCTTGTTAATGTCATAGAGTCTCTAAACatgaaatctatttttttttttacctaatcAGTTCCATAGAAACCCATAAGGAAAAACTTACATCAAGAATGCagcttaataaattaatttcacagTAAATCTAGTTACCTTTTTTACAATATTGGTCGAATATCTTTTCAACATCGTTTTCATATTTTCTgcttaaatattgtatatatatgtagtaTCAAATAGATTTTCCCTTtggataaaatattgaaatcatATAAAGTAATATACATGAtttattattctcatttttcatGGATTATTTTCAATGATGACTCTCAGATTGTGGAAACAAAACGAAACAAACAGAGAAAGTCGTGGTCAAAGGTTTGGGTGGACTTTGATAAGTTTGAAGAACATGGAAAACAAGTAGCCAAATGTAAACACTGCCCCAAGGTGTTTACAGGGTCAAGTAAGAGTGGAACCACACACTTGAATAACCACTCGAAAGTATGTCCTGGTAAGAAAAAACCAAATCAAGAAAGCCAGTTGATACTTCCAGTTGATACCAATGAAAGAAGCTCAACGTTTGATCAAGAAAGGAGTCACTTGGATCTTGTGAAAATGGTTATTAAGCATCAGTACCCATTAGCTTTGGTTGGTCAAGAAGCCTTCAAGAATTTTGTGAAAGGTTTGCAGCCGATGTTTGAGTTTCAATCAAGAGATAAATTGTTATCTGACTTCtataaggaaaagaaaagagaagttCGACAGGGTTTTGATAAACTTGCTTGTAAGTTCAATTTGAGAGTCACTTTGTGGAAGAATGGTCTTGGAAAGACTGCATATTGTTGCCTGATAGCACACTTTATTGATGATGATTGGAAACTGAAGATGAAGATTCTTGCCTTCAAAACTTTGAAGCATATATATGACACAAAGGCTTTAAGTGAAATTATCCAGAGATCAGTTTCAGAATGGAATCTagatgagaaaatatattcCATAACTATGGATGACCCTTCTTTGAACGAGGAAATGTTTcagcaaataaaagaaacttgTGTTCGTGATCAAGGCTCGCTTTCTTCAGCTCATTGGTTCATTAGTTGCAATTTTCTTGAGGATGGGTCTCGTGAGATGTATAGTATACTTCATAAGTTTAGGGAATCCATTGAATATGTCACTGAAACAACACATGGGAGACTAAAATTCCAAGAAGCTGTAGATCAAGTGAAGCTACAAGGTGGGAAATCATTGGATGATCTTTCTTTCAAGTTGGAATCAGAATTTGACATACTTACTAGTGCTTTGAAATCAAGAGAAATCTTTTGTCAGTTGGAGCAAATTGATGGCAATTTTAAGCTAAACCCATCAATGGAGGAATGGGAAAAGGCCATAGCTCTAAAGAGttgtttgaaatgttttaatGATATCAAAGGAACTCAATCCATTAGTGTAAGTTTGTACTTTCCAATGCTTTGTGACATATACAAGAAATTTCTTCAGCTGGAAAAAAGCAATCATTCATTTCTTACATTGATGAAGAGGAAATTTGATCGCTATTGGAGCTTATGTAATTTGGAATTAGCTGTTGCATCTGTTCTTGATCcaaggttaaaatttaaaattgtggaGCTCTCATATAATGTGATTTATGGCCATGACAATAAGATGCAACTGAACGAGTTTCATAAAGTTCTTACAGATGTTTACTGGAAATATACCAATGGAGCTAGAAATTCGATTGCATCCACTTCAATATTGGGTGATTCCAATTCTTTGACAACAGAGACTGCAAATGATTGTATTTTGGACTCCTTCAATAACTTTTTACCCTCATGGAAGTCAGAGCTTGAGGATTACTTAGGTGAGTCAGAGCCTGCACTTCCCTTAGATGGAGACATACTTGGTTGGTGGCGTGCTAATTCTCTAAGGCTCCCTTCTCTTGCAAAGATGGCTCGTGATCACCTTGCAATGTTGGTATCAGTTTCGATGCCATGTTCGGCTGTTAGTGCCATGATCACACATTCAAGCTACAATAGGTTGGACCCTGATAGCATGGAAGCTTTGGTATGCAGTCAAAATTGGTTGGAAACTCTTAAAGAAAGTAAGTCATAACTCTTAATTTGTTTATCTGCTTTCATTTGATCTTCTACACTTCACTGAGAGAGtccaatatattttttaaagctgCATTATTCATCACTTAACTAAGTTCATTTACTATCACAGATGAGGGAGAAAATCATGAACTTACACAAAATACGGTAGGCAGTGTACATGAATTATGATTAGAAGCTATCTCCATTGAACCTTTTTTTTCATACACCATGAAGACTGAACTCCCTTGatgcattttcatttcataggaaaaaaggaaaaggaagatGGATGAGGAGGACACTTATGTGGTAAAAAGTTTCAAACCTTTGAATTGCGAAAAGGCTAATAGTACCAAAGACATTGCCAAAGATTCCAACAACAATGGTAATTTACTACACTTATTATCATTAACTATTATGGTACTCAAACTCGAATgtcaatgtttttatttaatttgaaattgattaagCTGTTGAAATATCATATGGTaatatatcttattttaattgaatctaGAAGAGCTGCAAATAGTGAAAAGTTGCAAAAATTGGTGTAAGGAAGAAACTGACAGTGGAAACAAATACAAAGCTGCCAACAAAATGGTAAGAAATTTAGtgctattttttattatcatttctatctttatttaaagaataaatgttgttatttcaCTTGAACTGAAAAGATGAGAACTCTTTCTTTATAGAATGTTGGCAAAGAAGTGATATCATCAAAATCATCAGGTATTTTCAACTAAACAAACTACTTGAATTTGGTTTTCCTTaacaatgaaaatgaattaaattattaagcaAAGCTTCTTAATACAGAACTGAATCTTGGAAGAAACACTAATGACGTAATAGAAATTTTGAGTGAAGATACGTCGATCGATACTACTCAATTAGATCAGGTCGAAAGCTCATCTTCCGAGTCTGATAATGAAACAACATTGAAGGATCAAGGATCATGGTGTGAACAGGTTCATACTTCATTTCTTTGGTTATATATACACCTACATTCTTTTGGttttatgcatatattaatgtttttacatcatgattttatttgattattgttcTTATAGGACGTTGAGGCATATTTACTCTCGAGGTTTACAAGCAAGGAGCATAAACGGCTAGATAAATGGCAAAAGAAATGTGAAAGGAATGAGTTAAATGGGTATGTTGCTAGCTTTGATGAGTTAATATTAGAATCTGAAGTGATCATCATAATTTAACTATATAacaatgtttatattttacagAAAAATGATTGGACGAGATGTAGAGTTTAAATTGATGAGTAATGAATTGGCACCTTTATTCATGGTACCTCAAGATGATGAAACTCGAGAAGAGTACTATATTAATGATTCGGTAAGTAATTATCAAATGTATAGTGGTCGGgcataaattaattcattaattagtatatttgtatcattttcataattatattttgtgtcATGCATTAGTTTTCAAGTTGCGTTCAATGTTATCATGTCTACAATCTAATATGAAACTAATTAAAGATAAATCAATGatgttaatttttatgttatgatACAGGTTGTTAACGTTTTCTTGAATTGCTTAAGAAGAGATCCTATAAATTTCCAAATGCATACATCAATCACTATTCATTTAGCTCTCATTTAGTTGTAAGAACCTTTATCTTGCCAAAATCTATTGGTATTTAgaattgaatttgttattattttataaacattatatataatGAAAGTAACATATATTTTGCACCCATCAGACTCAATTGATAAAAGGATTCAAATCAGAACATGAAGTATTAGCTTGGTTTAAAGTTGAGAAGCTAAGGGTCTACATAAAGTAAGctctctgattttttttaaaattttccttttagcttttaattgagatttaaattgtgtttgtgAATTCAAGCGataaattactttaaattaCGATACGATACCGTAAATAttgaatgttatttaaatttctaaCCATAactaacaaaaacaaatataatgtTATGTTGTTTCTTTTTGTGATCGCAGATGTTTTTACCATTGTGCATATCATCACATTGGGTTCTTTTATATGTTGATATcaaggaaaaaatattttcatggtTGGATCCAGATCCATCTTCTCAAATACTATCTTACCATTTCGAAAAACCTGTTACAGTATTACAGTGCTTTAAAAGCTTTTTACTCCCAAAGCTTGGTTATAGTGATGCAAATGAATGGCCATTTGTGGTGCGTAATAATATCCCAAAGCAAAAAAAGTAAGTACTTTTCATAATCTACAGctttgtaactttttatttacttgttatctTACAAATTTgtctctttttttcatttttttactataaTGTGAAGCTCGGTTGATTGTGCGGTGTTTGTGATGAAATACGGTGATTGTCTTACGCATGGTGAATGCTTTCCTTTCAAACAAGAAGACATGGTCCATTTTCGTCGTCACATTTTTCTTGATATATATCGTGGAAGATTacatagaaaaaataaagattgaTGCCTTGTTTAAAAACTCAAAGTCAAAAGGATGTGAATtcgaatttttgaaatttgatggaaattattgttttttaatgcATGCATGATACTTTCACTCacacattttgtcaattttaaagttaaattatgaTCGTCTTCCACCGTATTTGAGGacaatatttcattaatttttatttttatatttttaatatctttttttaCCCACATCATGAATATGAAAAAAtgtagtattttaaatttaattctactCCAATATATTTAAGTTGATTAAGTATATTTTTTAGTTCCTCTCAaatatcaataattcaatttaaattattttattttagagtctaaataataatttcatttttatatatttaaaaaatcaaattaacaatttaatataatatacttttaaataattttatattatatcaaccaaattaaatatatatatatatgtatatgtatatatatatatcttacaTTCCATTCaaattaacaaacaaaaatagaaCACTCGATATTATActaaatcatcatatattctaataaaatttagaGCAAACTATTTGGGTGGTCGCCCAATTTAAGGTAAattctattttagtcactcaacttcaaaattttaatttcatcactaaaattttaaattttaaaattttagtcaccCACAGTTAAATACTTCACGAAAAGCTGATGCGGGTCTGTTTTTATTgatctaataacaaatttagccctccaatgtttatatattttattaatttgatcctaaatttaaaattttaacaaatttaacgtttaatgtttacaaaaattttatttagttctaatttttttaaaaaacctcaATTAAGTTAGCCCtgaatatttacaaaatttaccaatttaaatttaattcaaaaagtttaaaagaaggaaaaatatttaaaagttcaaaatatgTATGGAAGTTCAAAAATTCCATACGTTACCCAAGAGGAAAGCTTCATTAAACTTAACGTTATGATGATAGAAGGGTTTAGACTACTTATCTTTTAGCTTTTGCTTGTTGAataaaaatctaagtgatttgtattttgaaagtcaaggagattttttttttctaatgtgaTAACTTTCTTATTATTGGATTGAGAATGGAGTGTCGAGGGCcgatcataaaaaaattttaaatatttttcttcttttaaatttttgaattaaaattaagattaacaaattttatacaTGTTTACGgctaattttattagttttttagaattagaattaaatgaaaattttgtaaacattgagcgctaaatttgttgaattttacatttaggatcaaattaataATGTGCAATACATTGGAggcttaatttattattagaccaataaaaatAGGACTGCGTTAGCTTTCCGTTAAGTATTTAACTGTggtgactaaaattttaaaatttgaaaatattgatgatgaaattgaaagtttttaaagttaagtgactaaaataaaacctaCACAAAAATTGGATGATCACCTAagtaatttaccctaaattttGTTAAGGTAGCCAGATATTATGTGAACCAAATAGACACCTAGAAGTAAGGTAATCAAGCCTCATACTAGTGTTGGGTTTGGGCGAGCCTATGTAATGTTTGAATACCATATATAGTTAGTCAAATTTAACTCGATTcacttatatttataaataattagtCTGAACCATTTAATCCGTCCATATTACTTTtcaaattacatttatttattattaagcaattatatatttttagtatttttattttattaaattttaaacataaaaatttaacctATTAACAAGCATGTTCCACAAAAATTCATTAAGCgtcattttagtcattcaagttattattaattatagtaTATCAAATTCAGTATGTTtcattttccatattttgttgAGCCATTTTACACCATCTATATGAATAGCCTATATCTATCTACTATCTTAAgctaaaaattgacaaaattgaAGGAGAAGCTCTCTAACCTTGATGGATGATACATCGCCATGGataacacataaaattaaattaataataatatataatacaattataatgtaaatattaagaatgttaatatcattatatagataattttaataaataaaaatatataaaaattaaaatgaatttgagtttatcatttataaaaataagtgaactttttataaaattttaagtttatattttaaacaaaattaaatttgactaaCTATATATGGTATTCAAACATTACAAAGGCTCGCCCCAAACCAACGGCTTGATTACCTTATATAAAATATGCTAATGTTGGACTGGTCAAAGATGCACTTTATTACGTGTCTCGACAATCTCTCCACTGAAGCTTTGCGAAGAAAGTTAACGAGGGGGGATGAATTGCTGAAAAGGTTATGCATTTTCTTCACAAAATCGAACCATGTTGTGTGTTAGTTCCAAAATGCGTGGTAGAGCTAAAGCAATTATAGTCTATAGAGATATGATGAGATCACGGCTGATAAAGCCAAATTGGTGCTATTTAGTGACCGTCTAGTGGAGTTGCAGATGTATCAAAAGAATTCCTTTGTGGTTGAAGAAGAAATACCTGAGAGGGAGGAGAATTTTAGTAGAACATCCATATCTGAAGAAAATGTTTCGATTGTTCcaataataggaaaaatatataCTTGACATTCTAATAgtggttcaaatatatatttaaaattttaattttaatttaataatatgtatttaaagaaataaatatattaatttattttatattaaataaatataattattcatatatgtaatatataaacataaattaatattataataataattatgttaataatttataagaatcgaattaaattaaattaaatcataattttatatatcaaattacacaaaattgaaatttatatatataattatatattaaactatataattttaacatcGAAAGCGGGAGGAGCTgtacaattaaaataaacaaaacatcaaattaaaatctttggAGAATGTTTTTTGCAGAAAAAGTTATGCCACGAGTGGCCGCGcctagtcttttttttttcctttaaaacagaaaattattatttaatattaaattatgaaacacactaatattatgtaatttatttattataaattgatataaaaataaatatagtttaagatattatatatttgatgtttataatcatatttttttggtttttgtataaaaaagatgaaaaaaaagggTCTTAAATTATAGATATCAATGACGCAAAACGAAAAAAGAGAAACTAGAAAAAGTGAGTATTCCGCGTGAGTGATCAATGACGCGCTACTCCAACTGCTTTTGCTTTTCCTGAATTAGTTTCATATGAGATCTTGCCGCTTTCACTTACTTTTCTACCAAATTTCTCTTCAGCTTTGCCCAAACTGTGTTGAATCTGAGCTTGTTTCATGGATTCTTATCTTTTTGACACCGAAACCGCCTTGAGATTGTTACTATCCTGCGCTGAAGCTATTGAAGATGGGGATCTGAAAAGAGCCGATGCGTTCCTTCACAACATCTTGATTCTTGCTGATGAGAGACCCGACTCATATCAAAGCAGAGTGGTGAAATACTTTGCGGACGCTCTGGTTCGCCGAGCCTACGGACTGCATCCCGCTTCTTCCTACTTCACTTTCCTGGTGGATCCTGCACCATAATATCATTATAACAGCTACCATATTAATGGCGTCATAAAAAAAGTTATCGATGATGCTTTGATGGGAAACAGGCGATTGCACCTCATTGATTTCTCCATCCCGTATTACGGTATGCAGTCAAAATTGTTTGGTAACTCCCAAGGAAAGTAAGTCTTTACTCTTAATTTGTTTAGACCCTTTCATTTGATCTCCTATGCATCACTTTAGAGGGCTAATCTATTCCTTAGAACTATATTATCTCATCACTTAACTAAGTTCATTAGTTATCACAGGTGATGAAGAAATTCATGAACCCGTACACACTATGGTATGCACCACATGTGAATTATGATTGGAAGTGATgtacattgattttttttcatacaCTATAAAGATTGAATTACCTTAATGCCTTTTTCATTTCATAGTataaaagggaaagaaagatgGACCAGGAGGATTATTATCTGGTAAAAAAATCCAAACCTTTGAAACGTGATTGCCAATGATCCCAGCAACAGTGTTAATTGATCTATGCTTATTATTAAGTACAATATTACTCGAACTCAAATGTCAATGTTGATATGAGTATTTGACTCACccaaatactaaaattaaagtaaaataaagtaGAGATCAAAGAAGCTTCAGTCTGCAATTAAAATAGGTTTGAAATGTCAAtggaggtaagttcatatactAATTTATCTAGTTCAATTTTTTGACTAGTATCttgaaataaatctaaaagaGATGGAAACTATGAAAGGTTGCAAAAATTCATGTCATGGAGAAACTAGTAGTGGAGACAAATCCAAAGCTTCCAACAAAATGGTAAGAAACTAGATTATTACCTTAATCAGGTTTTCTAACTACACAAACTACTTACATACTTATTTTCTTCAACATTAGAAATGGTTTAACTTATTAAACAAAGCTTCTTGATACAAAACATGGAAGAaacattaattacaattaatgAAGTAATGGGAATAATGAAATGGGTCAACTTCttgccaaaataaaatttactttaaaaatgaaTAGTAAAAGATGACAAATAGGGTTGCATCCACAAAAATCGGTAGAAATTTTATTccttaactaaaataattaaataaagaggAGGTTTTgtttaaagaaaaacttaaaattaatattaagatttgggaaaaacaaagaaagcaaTAACTAAAATTCTAAGGAAAATCAATGAGATAGAGCTTCAAAGGTTTGATGATTgatgcaaaaataaattcaatattttttaataaattagttatagttaTCGACAATTGTCAAATAACTTAATATCTTCTTACCTTCCATTATTGACAAACAACCTCATAACTAccacttaataatttaatttatcaatagttttaaagaacaaaagaaacttaattcTAACAAACAAATGCATActaaagtttatttaaattagattGCATGCCCACATTACACAAATTATTATGCAATCGCCACAATTATTAGAAACCAATTGATCAACTAATTATCTAACTTATAAAGCAATTATTCTAAGCTTTCAGATACTGGTCATATATTTAATAAACTTGAACaattgtaattaaaccaaaatacaTGCAAATACCAAAGAACACAAAAAAGATTAAGAGCAATTAAATCTCACAACTTGTAGAATCGAACTTCAAATGTTACTTTAACTAGAAAAGAGGAATTTAGCAAgtcataaagaaaataaaacacaaagcGAATTGAAATTGGAAACGGAGATCCTTCATCTCTATTCTAAgatcctatttatagagtttatgGAGTTTTAACTGATTTCAAACTAGGTTACAAATTAGCATGATTTCAGATAGGGTTGAGGTGTGATGTGTTTAACTTACTTTTTCTTTCATGTTACAATATTGCTaaagtatctaatctcactgtcacgattatttttatactaatgcAGGTAAATTTATCGCCCATCTAAACCCACGTTTACActtaaatactcaaaaatacaaaagtaaCTAttcatcttaattttaaaatagcaaACAGACCCACAAAACACGGGCAATGACGTCGAGACTCGATGAAAGGGGGTCGCGGCATGAAACTCGGGGCGCTGGCTATTGGGCAGGAGCACCCCTTGCTACTTGGGGCAGGCGCTGGTGAACTTGGTTTTGGATCAATGCATGattagagattttttttttctttttaccatcCGTGATTAAAGCTTATTCCTTATAAAATTAggaacaacaaaataatattttttttttgtaaataagaATAAGCTTTAAACATTGTGAAAATAAATgcggtttaaaatattttttttagcctctaattttgtttataaaatatatatatatttcctcgAGGATGGAACTATTATCTATtattactaataataatattatttaagtataataaaataaaattttgttaagcaaaaaagaaaaccgGTAAGTAGAAAATGTAATCAAGATTAggtcataattaaaatatccatttatcttaatttttaataaaaatgcaaataaaagaaagtgaatgaaaatgaatataaGATGGAACCTGGGAGGATGTGTAGAAATTGACTCAACTATGGGAGAATCTTTAATTCGGCGTGGAGTTTCTCCATCAATCAATGACTCGCCATTGCTTTTACTTTGGGATAAACTAACTTTTaatctttgattttgattttttttaatttagtttagtttttgaatttgataactTTATAATATGATATTGTATTATGTTatcacttaaaaaatatatttttctttccgttttaagaatttttatctGTTCTTGtagtattttttaatcttatttatacAAGTAACATTAGTTTTACAAGTTGTTATCGTCCTCTCTAATTTAGTGAATActctaatctttttttttctatttttactcgCCGCTTTGGAACATTCATGGTTGATTTCCTTATGTCattaagtgcttgcaatcactATATATATCGtgcttgaattgtgataaaacTAATTGTCAAAGGATCGGGTCATAATAGTGAGGCTAAaatctttattgtattatttgaACTTATCTTTCACTATCTACAGtgagtatttat of Gossypium raimondii isolate GPD5lz chromosome 3, ASM2569854v1, whole genome shotgun sequence contains these proteins:
- the LOC105784864 gene encoding uncharacterized protein LOC105784864 isoform X3, producing the protein MASSFSDTVLRLLLSCAEAIEDGDLKSADGFLHSILILAGESCYSDQRLVKYFADALVRRAYGLHPACSSFTFLVDPAAYYHSICYLINGVIENVIHDALMGIRRFHLIDFSIPYYYSFGNSVVRTLPTFSGEPLPVRVSYILPPFLKKYVKFSRQMEFLTRDAKEVNVKLEDELKVVYGNSLAEVDECEIDLKRRRDDEMVVVYYKFKLEKLVRDAKAMERELVRLKEINPTIVIMLDFYSNHAHSNFLTCFKDSFQYSLKTFEYYWEELDHYIDGKYGWECNREVGEGNNIIRRHPTLTEWQHLFSRAGFSRIPLNHKKDNLSVEDERWLEIMGEEEECLILGNEGCPMFFLSAWKPKVEDGHFNSISTNHKFGQGFDPNPAPLQPRQPFLEGLKLNRLAALAEIHDISKYLSCKYKLSLTLTLASKVNNMNETISDPNKKHVFFIQDNYCYTNDMTSYYFMLDYSKDMISGRPLIIEKAFESRDGYHFQPSLSKVEDYRDSTLQRYNIDGAVAICLQNRHTSDEVYIVEFYWPPTESEISKSLALRIFDDLKHMKTTFVTVKVQVPEIKLQEAISSIPTSANTAMPLKIAENAHIEQIVETKRNKQRKSWSKVWVDFDKFEEHGKQVAKCKHCPKVFTGSSKSGTTHLNNHSKVCPGKKKPNQESQLILPVDTNERSSTFDQERSHLDLVKMVIKHQYPLALVGQEAFKNFVKGLQPMFEFQSRDKLLSDFYKEKKREVRQGFDKLACKFNLRVTLWKNGLGKTAYCCLIAHFIDDDWKLKMKILAFKTLKHIYDTKALSEIIQRSVSEWNLDEKIYSITMDDPSLNEEMFQQIKETCVRDQGSLSSAHWFISCNFLEDGSREMYSILHKFRESIEYVTETTHGRLKFQEAVDQVKLQGGKSLDDLSFKLESEFDILTSALKSREIFCQLEQIDGNFKLNPSMEEWEKAIALKSCLKCFNDIKGTQSISVSLYFPMLCDIYKKFLQLEKSNHSFLTLMKRKFDRYWSLCNLELAVASVLDPRLKFKIVELSYNVIYGHDNKMQLNEFHKVLTDVYWKYTNGARNSIASTSILGDSNSLTTETANDCILDSFNNFLPSWKSELEDYLGESEPALPLDGDILGWWRANSLRLPSLAKMARDHLAMLVSVSMPCSAVSAMITHSSYNRLDPDSMEALVCSQNWLETLKENEGENHELTQNTEKRKRKMDEEDTYVVKSFKPLNCEKANSTKDIAKDSNNNEELQIVKSCKNWCKEETDSGNKYKAANKMNVGKEVISSKSSELNLGRNTNDVIEILSEDTSIDTTQLDQVESSSSESDNETTLKDQGSWCEQDVEAYLLSRFTSKEHKRLDKWQKKCERNELNGKMIGRDVEFKLMSNELAPLFMVPQDDETREEYYINDSTQLIKGFKSEHEVLAWFKVEKLRVYIKCFYHCAYHHIGFFYMLISRKKYFHGWIQIHLLKYYLTISKNLLQYYSALKAFYSQSLVIVMQMNGHLWCVIISQSKKTRLIVRCL